Within the Trichoderma breve strain T069 chromosome 3, whole genome shotgun sequence genome, the region GACTGATCCATCCGAAGACAGAGACATGTTGAAACGCAAGAAAGGAAAGCGTGCAGGTGGGACTTGCGAATGGATTCTCAATACAAAGGAATTGAATGATTGGCTTCGCCTGGAGGAGACGGAACAGAAGTCTCGGCCAAACGGCATCTTGTGGCTCCATGGGAATCCTGGAACAGGGAAATCCACCATGGCCATCTATCTCGCGGAGGAACTATCGACTGCTTTTGATGCAATGGAGAATATGACACTAGCCTATTTTTTCTGTGACGCCAGCTTCGAAAAACGAAACACAGCGACGTCAATCATCCGGGGTCTCCTCTATCAGCTTGTTCAGAGGCATAGGAATCTTCTCTCCAATTACATTTTACCCAAATATAAGGAGCGAGGAGATCAATTGTTTACATCATTCGATTATCTATGGACCATTTTCATTGCCGCAGCTGCGGACCAGGAGACTGGTCGGAAATATTGTATTATTGACGCACTGGATGAATGTGATAATGACTCCAAAGATATTCTGCTATATCAACTGCACGAAACCTTTCTTTCCCAAGGGAATACTACACCGAATCTCTCTATCTTAATCACAAGCCGACCATATCCTGAAATCAATGAATATTTGCAAGACTTCATGAATGCGGACTTGGCTTCCTTTGATGAAGCGAGACAAGACATCAACAGATGCATCACAGAAAGAGTCGACGACCTTGCCAAGAAAAAACACTACACAGATAAAGTTAAGAGGGAAATTACAGATTTGCTGAGAGATAAAACTGAAGGAACCTTTTTGTGGGTTGGATTAGCCTGTGAAGAACTAAGGCGCAAGCCGTCTAAAGACGCTATTCCGTTCCTACGAGGTATACCGAAAGGACTTACCTCGATCTATAAAAGCCTCCTCGAGACGGCCATTGAAAGCGAAACCGGCGAGCGTATGGCAATTCAACGCATCCTAAGCTTTGTTGCTATATCGTTTAGAGCACTAAGCGTGCTAGAGCTCTCCGAAGCTTGTCAGTTACACCAAGATGAACCGGATCTGGATACTCGTCTGCAGTACATTCGTGATCAAATTGCATCCTGCCGTCTCCTGGTCGTGGTTTATGACGAAAATGTGCAATTGCTTCACCAATCCGTAAGAGATTTCTTAACCGGCTCCGGCTCGGGCTTCTTCATTGAAAGAATCGAAGCacatgctgatgctgcctcgTGCTGTATCGATAATTTGATTAAACGATTCCACAGTGGCAACACG harbors:
- a CDS encoding NACHT domain-containing protein, which codes for MDPIDGEPQFGEKPLLNTNSRPYITPLDAKAATSAPNSTQTIFQGSGVQHSGQGPLIVGGNVNITSNAQPDSKEAVEKCIKALFLTDPSEDRDMLKRKKGKRAGGTCEWILNTKELNDWLRLEETEQKSRPNGILWLHGNPGTGKSTMAIYLAEELSTAFDAMENMTLAYFFCDASFEKRNTATSIIRGLLYQLVQRHRNLLSNYILPKYKERGDQLFTSFDYLWTIFIAAAADQETGNTTPNLSILITSRPYPEINEYLQDFMNADLASFDEARQDINRCITERVDDLAKKKHYTDKVKREITDLLRDKTEGTFLWVGLACEELRRKPSKDAIPFLRGIPKGLTSIYKSLLETAIESETGERMAIQRILSFVAISFRALSVLELSEACQLHQDEPDLDTRLQYIRDQIASCRLLVVVYDENVQLLHQSVRDFLTGSGSGFFIERIEAHADAASCCIDNLIKRFHSGNTSSTHFLYYAMVYWPEHAFQYWWNMLWGYVKSIQP